In Fundulus heteroclitus isolate FHET01 chromosome 17, MU-UCD_Fhet_4.1, whole genome shotgun sequence, the following are encoded in one genomic region:
- the ifng1 gene encoding interferon gamma 1 precursor (The RefSeq protein has 1 substitution compared to this genomic sequence) translates to MVAAMRMVVCFSMWLSVCQVSGTYIPQEMNRTLQNLWQHYTSLQKISKADLFDGKLVFPREHLKGKMENQMLFMGGVLEAYEKLFGHMLKQLPTASPQLTISQNKADASGTGTSGSSAAGDVRSSLEKLLLKIKELKTNRYGEQVNLLQGLQKLKHIDMDNIKVQSKALRELPWVYEEASSLADNVMRRRRRRRQTRSKSRLGA, encoded by the exons ATGGTTGCTGCGATGAGGATGGTGGTCTGCCTCTCCATGTGGCTGTCTGTGTGTCAGGTCAGCGGAACGTACATCCCTCAGGAGATGAACAGGACCCTGCAGAACCTGTGGCAGCACTAT acATCTTTGCAGAAAATCTCGAAGGCGGATTTATTCGACGGAAAGCTCGTGTTTCCCAGAGAACACCTGAAAGGCAAGATGGAG AACCAGATGTTGTTCATGGGTGGTGTTCTGGAGGCATATGAGAAGCTGTTCGGACACATGCTGAAGCAGTTACCCACTGCGAGTCCCCAGCTAACCATCAgccaaaacaaagctgacgCTTCAGGCACCGGCACCAGCGGCTCGTCGGCTGCTGGAGACGTCAGGTCCAGTCTGGAAAAGCTTTTACTGAAGATAAAAGAGCTGAAGACGAATCGTTACGGGGAGCAGGTGAACCTTCTGCAGGGACTGCAGAAGCTCAAACACATTGAT ATGGATAACATCAAGGTCCAGAGCAAAGCCTTGCGGGAGCTGCCGTGGGTTTACGAGGAAGCGAGCTCGCTGGCGGACAACGTCATgaggaggcggcggcggcggcggcagacGAGGTCCAAGTCTCGCCTGGGAGCCTGA